aaacaGATATATATCTCAGGAATAGATGGAAAATAATGCAATTACTGTTTtcttattaacaacttttatcATCAGATCTACCATTTGTAGTGAAATCACAATTTGTCAAGGCGcaaaatttcatgcaataaaaactttgaacGCCCGGAGAATGCAGATAGTCCAATTCAAAATGAAGCTGGCAGAAAATGCAGATAGTCCAATTTTGTTTTACGCGGAGATTGCAGatagatcaatttttttatggGCGGAGATAACAGATAGTCCGATTTTGGGCGGAGCCATCGTTATGTCTTTTTCAAGAGAAACGAAGCGCAATTGAAGTGACGTAATGTCActttatttgttacaaaaatggAAAATCGTGAGCTTGCTGAAATGCATATACATCTAGAAAAAGAGTGTCTGGTATAAGGAATAGTGAAAATTACAaacacgaaaaaataaaaaaagccaaaattgAAGGAGAGGCTTATAAAAACCACAAAGGAAATGATGTGGCACCAAGACAGACGAGTGCTTCTTgcatattagttttttgttcaaTAATATATGCTGTATACTGTATTCGTtctcaaatttttgtttatttactcaTGCTTTACCACCAATGATTGGAGGTAAAACATcttgatatttaattattgtaatattacctcaataattttctttatttacagaTGTAGTTCAAAATGTATGGAGCTTTTATCTGAAGATGTTATGAAAAGTACAATTcagtttgttaataaatttgatagtAAAAATGCCCAAGACACATACTTGCAGTCATTGAttgaaaaaaaggaaataaagagTGAAGAGttcaaaattaaactaaaaaacccACACGTTAATGACAATGCAAAAAGAATCTATCAAACAAATATTGAGATCCACAAAAGACAagcaaacaaattttacataaaaatacaggAAGTTGAAACTAAGTGCAAAAATAATCCAAATGTGTATGGGATTGCATTTGATTTAATGCAAAATTTGCCACTTCCACATATCCCTGTCCAGGTACCTACGTCAACTATGGCTGTATGAGTTTTGCATATACGATTTTAAAACtggtattttaaaactattttattcatattgcAAAGGAGTTGCTAACAAAGGTCCCAACGAAGTATGTACCTTTGTGCtggattatatttaaaaaaatattgccaacGAAGCCAAAGAACTGCACCTATTTTCTGATGGTTGTGCAgaccaaaatataaattatgccATGGTCCGCATACTTTTATCACTGGTAGCTGAACTAGGTAGCAATATAAATGAGATACAATATTGCGTACCAAAAAGAGGTCACTCATTCTTGCCAAACGATAGAATGTTTGGAACAGCAAAGCAACATATTCGAAAAAATGACCGGATTTACACACGAACAGAGTAAGAAAATCTTGTAGCTGcggcaaacaaaaaatttgaaattagaaGGCCTAAAACTGAAGATattattgatgtaaaaaaatggtggccaaattattataagaaagTTGTGTTATTTGTGGATTCCTATGGAAGAGGAGTAGCCAAGgacaaaaaagtaacatttgGTATTTCACAAGTGTCACATTTCACGTTCTCTAAGACCACACCAGGTTTAGTGATAACACGTGAATCTATAAATTCCTTAGTCAGTTATGATTTCCAACTATTACAAAGGATGGGTACAAGACCAACCTTACCATTAAGTAGTACTTCTGCATATGCTGGAAAATTGTctatcaatgaaaaaaagtatcagatttgaaaaaaatagaaaaatatattccatattcaATAGAAGAGTATAAAAACTTCTATACAGAGCTTTTTGCATGCCCAATAACTTCGACAAACAATGAATTCCAGGAAATAAGTGATGATTAActagaaataattgttttaatgtaataataaatcattactatTTTGATAATGTTgggatttttatatataacaaagtgTTCATTTTGAAAAAGGCATAAgtccataaatttaaattaaagatatatgtattatatgttggctttttataataaataaaacactaaaaatttatgtatgttttttttttattaattcatataTTTAGTTTCTTTGGCACCATAGACTTTTTCtctgaaaaaacttatttttgttaatcctgaaaagtttgaataaatggACTTGTGCCCTTTTCAAAATGACGAGTTCAATTATTGaggaataaaaatttaaaaaatgactgtAAATTTAGTAGACTTacacaaaaaaacttatttcatcTTATAAAAAGTAGTAGGAAAATACActgacaaaaaattatatttttttgtatttgtttgaaTGTAATGATGCAGCATATCACAATTGTTTACACATAATAGAAGCAAGTCCAAATATTACAGtgcaaaaagttgttaaatataAGTTTGTCAAAAATGTGttaattgtatttttctgtttctATTCAACATTTTatcttaagttaaaaaacacacatgtttttttaacaagttaaaagtaatatattatttatttttttaacaagttaaaaaagacTACCTAAGAAGCTggaatttattattatgatgaTCACGGTTTAAGTCAAGTTCTAAGCCAATGGATATAACGcatatgttaataaatattaacctTTCATTTTTgtctaaagttttaaaaagctaaaacttttgaaaaaataaaaattgaaaaataaagcaGTTAACAATAGTGCAGCAGCTTAGTATAACGTTTtgattttgttgcatttttttttagatatttgacGCTTTGGCGctatcaaattaattttgtttatacgTAAATACCTTTTAATCAAACGTTAACCAAGACAAGAAccagtttaaaaataagtttatttaaatatttttttctgaaaaatataatataaaaaaaacaacttcgaTTTGTGTACTAAAACTGTCGATTTGCAGGGCCCTATCCTGTATGTCCTTGGTTTATAAGTAcaaagttaatatataatttaaaatttaaaaattttatggtttAGCTAGCTTCACCTATAAAAtgaatcataatatatatatatatatatatatatatatatatatatatatatatatatatatatatatatatatatatatatatatatatatatatatatatatatatatatatattgatgatataaatacttttcgatgaaaatttgtcatggagaAACCATATTGGTTTTCTTGAAACAAAGGTGTCCTCTGTAATAGGTGTTTTGTATAAGTCAAGACCTTTTCTCGATAGTAAATCACGTAATATGCTTTACTTTTGTCTTGTACATAGTAAGCTTATGTACGCAAATATTGTATGGGCCAGCACTCTTAAAACCAAATTGCTAAAATTGCAAAGTCTGCAAAACCATGCATGCAAagcaattaattatttaaatagattaGTAAACACACATtacagatattaatttttatgtataagtataaaaacaatCTTCTACCAAGCGTTTTTTCAGTTAACTTCCTGATatcattttcttaaaaatataatctgCGTTCAAATTCCAGGAACGAATATCAACGAGGAAAAATTAAATCACAGTCAAGTTTTCTAATTACAAACCATCAATCCATCAATATGGAATcgtttccaaaataaaaatgttaaagacgaaaagataaaaaagataaaaaagttaaagataaaaaagcatttcatcgttttcaaaagttaaaaatataagttaaagataaaaaagcatttcatcGTTTAAACAACAAACTAAAATGTATCTCCTTAATTCCTGACACATATATTATAGTTTACAGatttgttttcagatttttttgtattttttctttttatttattttttatttttttcttcttctaattttttttaataattttttttttttttttttaaatttttttaaaaaaaaaaaaaaaaaaaaaaaatgagttttgctttattaaacttttattttactttaaaaattaaagtgttttttatatatatatatatatatatatatatatatatatatatatatatatatatatatatatatatatatatatatatatatatatatatatatatatatatatatatatatatatatatatattataaactaaaaaaattaaaaacgttttttacaaAGGTTTTTCATGTTTacgatgttatttattttatatgaaaaagtgtaatattgtttaatcagcgaaataaaagttaaataataatatatatatatatatatatatatatatatatatatatatatatatatatatatatatatatatatatatatatatataaatatatatatatatatatatatatatatatatatatatatatatatatatatttatatatatatatatacacaggggcggatctaggatTTATTTCTCCTTCGgcaattttttttcgaaaaaatgaCCGCCCCCCAAGCTCCATAACCAAATTCCTCCCAGATATCAAATAGTAACCAGACTAGTCTATGGATAGACTTACAACACAGACATAGACAATTCTGTATGTTGTAATGGACACaacaaatgtttaattttttgtccttGTTGTGTCTATCAAATTTTTGATGGTGTCCTAAGATTgctcagttaaaaaataattttcacttCATAAGTCTACAAAGCATAATTTTTTGTCTATTTGGTGTCTATGATTTTGTCTAAATTTACTTGATTTCATAAAACCAGAAATCTTTCATTACCGTATTATTTGAAGATTGTTATGtagtaaatttataatattaaaaaaatattgaaatgacATCAAAACTCCAAATGACGATCATTGCCCAtgattaattattgtttaaaacttgcgtacatattcatcaataaaatgaaagtaaaaaacatttttctttttcactattgttttattcacaaacctaaataaattttaacaccTATTGGAATCTTCTACTTACTAATCCACATTTTATAAAGGACAACTCTTTGatcacatatttttaaaataattttattgaaggTGATAAAGATTTTAGTGACtaaggaaaattttttaaatgataaacttatcttcaacttttttaaagtaatcCCAAACTGGAGAgggcattttaaaaataaattttcacgcACATTCACTGAGAATTGAAAAACAACTGAACTGAGTAATTAATGAACTTCAATTGAGCACAAAATAGTCCATTTTGAGGTTTTTAAATagacattaactttttaatcaacAGCACACGctggacaaaaaattaaaaaatgaacttctgttagaaaaattgtatttttaatattgtgcTCGTTTTCAGTTTTTGAAACGATGCTGCagtgaaaatttaattactcGTTATAAGtccaaattatatattaaatagatCTTCTATACCTCATTAAAAAATCGAGATTGTTCATTTAGTGtccgtttttaaaatgattgtcTAGaaagacaaacattttttatagacAATTCATTTTTGatagttgtaattaaaattgttgcaATTAGTGCTTTGTCGAAGTCTATTTTTGTCCTTTTATAATAAGTCCATTAGAGATTGTCTGGTTGCTAATATCAAATAAGTACTATCACTCCTCcgttaattattttatacttataccAAAGCAATGCAACGCCCCCCCCCCCTATGGGACCACCCTATTTGCAtaatttgaaaagatttttttttagtcattgaGACTTGGCGATAGCATCCCTTTATAAAATAAGAACGCAACTTCTTTagcaattttaattataataatcttaGTGATGTTCAGATTAGAATCAGCGCTACCATCAGCGCATCATATAGCATCAGCGCTAACaatggtattttttaatttgccgATTTTTAGCCAATTTTGAGGATTACTAATATCATTGTTCACATATGACCAAAGATATTTTTCTACAGTAAAATAATGGATTTAATGGATCTTTAATTAATCTGCTTAAAAGAAACTATTTACCTTTTTAAACTATTCATTGAGTTGCAAAATGAAAAGAAAACCAAGAGCTTTATaattaaagacaattttttaaattaaatataacaataaatattaaatataacatatatatatatatatatatatatatatatatatatatatatatatatatatatatgtataaatatatacatacatacatacacacatacatacatacatacatacatacatacatacatacatacatacatacatacatacatacatacatacatacatacatacatacatacatacatacatacatacatacatacatacatacatacatacatacatacatacatacatacatacatacatacatacatacatacatacatacatacatacatacatacatacatacatatatacaagtGAAGTTTATACAAACTCTGAATCACTGAAGCGTTCGAGTTCTCACGAAAGGTTTAACTTACGATTACCATTTCTttgtactaattttttaataacgtcTTGAGTATCTGGAACTATGTCTCTATGTGAATACATTAATGCTAAACCATTCAAACGATCTCCAGACATAGTTGATCTTGACCAGGTTTTCAATCTGCGAAGATTTGAAATAGATCTTTCACAAGAACATGTTGTCACAGGTGAAGTTGCTAGTAactgcaaacaaacaaaaatattggcaaAAGTTTTAATACATGAAATTGACTTTAGAGTATCAGACACATTGTTTGGAAATGGATAATTAGTTATAGTCCAGTATATCTCCCAAAGACCACACTCTGCTTCTAAAGCTAATGGATTTGGCAAatcttcagaaaaaaaatctgaacaAGTTTTAAAGCTCTCCctccaattatttttttctgatggACCATTTagcaaagaaattattttatcaggGATAATACCCAAGCCATGGAACAAAGTTAAATTGTCATTGCAAAACCTATCAGAAAGAGCTAAATCTAAGTGATCAACTACAGGGATGGTTAAAACGCGTTTAAAATATTCTGATGTATTCTCTGCTGGATGATTATCGCGGTGGATTTGCCTCCCAACAGCTCTTTTTCGACATTCATCAACTCCAATTTGTTCAGCAATAACTTTGGCATCAAGATAACACTTATCATGAAAActatcaattttgtttttaatagtcGTAATTCTATTAGTCAAGCAAAAAATAAGATCTATACAGGTTTAAATATCTAAACTGCTAGATTATAACATTTTAGTAACTACACGTGTTTCATCAAAAACAGCTCTAGTCACAAccaaagaaacaataaattcaaAGGTggtaatcaatttaaataaagatgtaGCTGTTTGGGAGTCTGCCCTAAACTTATTTCTGTCATTACTTCAAGGGAATAAACTATTGGAACATACAACTCCTGAAATGTGTCTAATCCATCTATTCTTTCAAGCCACCTAGTTCGACAAACATCtcttagtttttgtttttttttatcaggaCAGTGTTCTGATACCATTATATCGAGGAtagaatttcttttaatagaaaggttaaaataataagaaaccTCTTTTATGTGGTTCATTGCATTACAGAGAAATTAACGTCGCCAGAATTACACACAACTATATTCAATCAATGGCTAAAACAATGAGTGTATAAAGCCTtgttgtttaactttaaaattcgTGCAGCAACTCCCTTTTTTGTTCCACCTACAGCTCCAGCACCATCATAACCTTGGCCTCGACAATTAGTAGTATCTAAACCTATGGATGCAATGGTGTCTAAAATGTTAACAGATAAACTTTCCCCATCTAAACCATTGTCGTTGTgtataaatttaacaaagacTTCAACAATGTTATTACCACTGTCAACATAACGCAACACTAAAGACATTTGTGGTTTGTTTGAAACATCAATGGCTTCATctgataaaatagaaaaaaatttgtcagCCTTTATATTGGAAACAATTTTATCAGAAATTATCTCAccacaacaaaatattatttcattctGCATAGTTCTTGAAAGATATGATGCATTTTTCTTGTGGTTTTTAAGATGATTTTCTAATTCAGTATCACCGCCTCTAACACGATAATTAAGAATCTCCATGAAGTTTCCAACATTACAAGAGGTACTATATTGCCCAACTTCTGAATGATACTGAGAGTCATCATTATGACCTCTTAGAGCAAGTCCTTGACGGCcacataaaataatagtatCGATTATcggcctaattttttttattctcatatatatatatatatatatatatatatatatatatatatatatatatatatatatatatatatatatatatatatatatataattatatatatatatataattatatatatatatataattatatatatatatataattataataatgggTAATATATGACTGATGATGTcgttaggcatgaaacttaaagctccataataaaagttatttttttttcgtttttatttataaactgcTCTGTTTTGAAATTTACAAATAGTCAAAATAAATTTCCTAAATATTAAGTACTTTCAACGAAAaagagttttgttttattttaatacaacacCACATcaaacgatatatatatatatcgaattgttttgaaattatttgcCAGAATGTACCTTTATATAAGACATGAAAATATACCAAATTTTAGCTCAATCGGTTAATATTAACACGTGCCGCATCGACGCTGAAGTTGTGAGATTCAAAGTAAGTTACCTTTAAGAACGACAATGTATGCTCGACTGTAAACATAAAAttacgcattttttttttaattttagtataaaaacatactaattaaaatgaaaacgtaaaataaagatatagttTGTCctaatactatattttttatttattgaaatgatACATCCACTTCAGATACATATTTTGGATTAAAGTAAGCCTCCTTTTGTGGCGACTGGGAACTCTCTCCGGTACTCCTGAACAAcctgaataaaataaaaaaaatattgaatgtgTTTTCTAAACCTAGCCTAtagaattattagaatattcaagaaaaaaataactttaattaaatttgttaatatgtattaatattatatcCTCTCTGTTTTCCCAATTCAGCGGATCGTCCTGAAGAAATTCAACACAAATACCGAATTGTTTAAATAACTGAAGTGAATTGGTAGATctttttgatcaaaattttgGACATCTCGGATTTGCAAAGATAGTTTTTTCTCAATGACTTCTGTCTCTtcattttcttcttctttttcattcACAGTCTCTATGTTTTTACTTGCACATTCCATAATTTTTTGAGccattctaattttttcaactcTCTCAATTCTATCGTCAAATATTGCCATGGCAGCACACTCTTCACTTAGATaccataaatggtttaaaaattttgttattgcaATGGTTGCaatgttttcattaatatttttaaatttaaccaattttctcaaaaaatatatatcatttagGGGAGCTCCTGTAGTATTCGTTGCTGAAAACCAGGCCTCTACATAACAGTATACAACGAAAACGCAAATTTCTGCATTCAGTTTTGAATTATCCTTTCTCATTTTCATTTGATCgcgaaataaaaaaagtttaaaacaataaatcgcTTTAGACATCCATCTCGCTAAATGATATGCACCGGGGGCCCTaaaactaacatttgtttaaTCTACCCAAAAAATGAGCGTCAATTACAAAAACTCTTTGTAGTCATCACGTGGTTGCTCTTCTGCAAGTTTCTGtttcacaaaataaataatttcggGCGCTACATCTTTCAGTGCATTATAAACGGCTTCATTGCTGGTATAatctaaaaatttcattttatcaatattctTCCAGTTTTCTTTCAGTGCTTTGAATTGagcaatttcaaaatatctCGCCCTAACCTTTGTTGAAGCAGAACTGCAGCTCCTTTTATACGTCCAGTGTTTGATGCTGTAGTATCAAAATAAAAGGCTTAAATTTTTTCGGTTAAATTCCATTCATCAGTGATATGGAACACAGCAGAGCAAACTTCCGATCCTCCTGATGATGCAATTCCAGGTACTTCTAATAATTGTTCAAAATCTAAACCAACCGCGATCACAGGAAGCCAATcaattttctcattttttgtGATATCAGGCAATAATTTGGAATCCCAATGCACTTCAATAAAATTTGCATCATTTCCTACCGATTTTATTGatgcatattttattttccgCAAAATCTCTCTATTTCTTTTGATAGACGATCTATTGAGAATAAACTCGGTGATATCTATATTAAGAGCTTTACATTTGTCCAAGGCAGCGGCCAGGCGAGGTGTCATTAACGTCTTTCGTCCTCTCTTGTTTGAAGATGGACCCTGTTCAGATTCCGATATTAAATATGTGTCATCTTCACTGTTGTCTTGATTTATCACTTTTTTCTGTGAATCTTCGTTTTCTTTATCTTCCATTTCAAAATATGCAATCGAACAACTAGAATTTTCCAACAaatcttcttttcttttcaaCT
This genomic interval from Hydra vulgaris chromosome 01, alternate assembly HydraT2T_AEP contains the following:
- the LOC136074399 gene encoding 52 kDa repressor of the inhibitor of the protein kinase-like gives rise to the protein MRIKKIRPIIDTIILCGRQGLALRGHNDDSQYHSEVGQYSTSCNVGNFMEILNYRVRGGDTELENHLKNHKKNASYLSRTMQNEIIFCCGEIISDKIVSNIKADKFFSILSDEAIDVSNKPQMSLVLRYVDSGNNIVEVFVKFIHNDNGLDGESLSVNILDTIASIGLDTTNCRGQGYDGAGAVGGTKKGVAARILKLNNKALYTHCFSH